In Passer domesticus isolate bPasDom1 chromosome 32, bPasDom1.hap1, whole genome shotgun sequence, the following are encoded in one genomic region:
- the LOC135288092 gene encoding SLAM family member 9-like: MAPLARASDTVEVIGVLGGTVTLPILNIDGNIDGNAIGWFIGNEPIVTVDLKDPFQPVFHKQEFQEHFAVSERGHVLSISQVRIEDAGIYSVTIGDKTFTFDLQVYRELAEPTVTCEAQNCSDGRCSFSLRCSTPGAGLGNVSHRWGMRDQLLAEGPMLLVNESLSDKLERLTCTARNPVSTMNVTITTPMVLCSANTTDPPSPGANSSSWIRIGVVAGVEIALLLSIYLVFYCKSKD, translated from the exons ATGGCGCCGCTGGCCCGTGCGAG TGACACCGTGGAGGTGATCGGGGTCCTGGGTGGGACCGTGACTCTCCCCATCCTCAACATAGACGGAAACATAGATGGAAATGCAATAGGCTGGTTTATTGGGAATGAACCCATAGTGACTGTGGACCTTAAGGATCCTTTTCAACCTGTGTTTCATAAACAAGAATTCCAAGAACATTTTGCTGTTTCCGAGAGAGGCCACGtgctcagcatctcccaggtGCGGATAGAGGATGCCGGAATCTATTCTGTAACCATTGGGGATAAAACATTCACCTTCGACCTCCAGGTGTACA gggagctggcagagcccaCGGTGACCTGCGAGGCCCAGAACTGCTCGGACGGGAGATGCAGCTTCTCCCTGCGCTGCTCCACACCCGGCGCTGGCCTCGGGAACGTCTCCCACAGGTGGGGGATGCGGGATCAGCTATTGGCTGAGGGCCCCATGCTGCTGGTGAATGAATCACTCTCGGATAAGCTGGAGCGTCTGACGTGCACGGCACGGAACCCCGTCAGCACCATGAATGTCACTATCACCACCCCCATGGTGCTCTGCTCAG CAAACACCACGGACCCTCCCAGCCCAG gtgccaactccagcagctggatcaGGATCGGCGTCGTAGCCGGGGTTGAAATTGCGTTGCTGTTATCAATTTACCTCGTGTTCTACTGCAAATCCAAAG ATTGA
- the LOC135288093 gene encoding T-lymphocyte surface antigen Ly-9-like, which produces MFPLCFLSPVSASDSKEVIGALGGSLTFHSHNTDGNAAFWNFGNDHIVSVAFEDPPRPLFSKDKFKTHFALSENSHALSISQLRMEDAGTYSVTIDAKRSTFTLQVFGELAEPMVTCEAQNCSDGSCSFSLRCSTPGAGLRNVSYSWRVRDHLQDGNSVVLRVNESSREEPETLTCMAWNTVSSRSVTVTIPGVLCSGANSSSWIRIGVVAGVEIALLLSIYLVFYCKSKDELVLQVPAWTLLEGDTVTLRCRGRWNSTVTKVRFYQDENNLTGSINATELSLSPLQLNPQWLLQLQGLGGILYFTFSSSDSDNACIPSHMWPQAPILHMFYRDGQVVGGPQRFPQLLVSAMRVSHSGN; this is translated from the exons ATGTTCCCACTCTGCTTTCTCTCCCCAGTGAGTGCCAGCGACAGCAAGGAGGTGATCGGGGCCCTGGGCGGGTCTTTGACCTTCCACAGCCACAACACAGATGGAAATGCAGCAttctggaattttgggaatgaTCACATAGTGAGTGTGGCATTTGAGGACCCTCCTAGACCCCTATTTTCTAAAGACAAATTCAAAACCCATTTTGCTCTCTCTGAGAACAGCCACGCgctcagcatctcccagctgAGGATGGAGGATGCCGGGACCTACTCTGTAACCATTGATGCAAAAAGATCCACCTTCACCCTTCAGGTGTTCG gagagctggcagagcccatGGTGACCTGCGAGGCCCAGAACTGCTCGGACgggagctgcagcttctccctgcGCTGCTCCACGCCCGGTGCCGGCCTCAGGAACGTCTCCTACAGCTGGAGGGTGCGGGATCATCTGCAGGATGGGAACTCCGTGGTGCTGCGGGTGAACGAATCATCCCGGGAGGAGCCGGAGACGCTGACGTGCATGGCATGGAACACCGTCAGCAGCAGGAGCGTCACCGTCACCATCCCCGGGGTGCTCTGCTCAG gtgccaactccagcagctggatcaGGATCGGCGTCGTAGCCGGGGTTGAAATCGCGTTGCTGTTATCAATTTACCTCGTGTTCTACTGCAAATCCAAAG ATGAGCTGgttctgcaggtgccagcatGGACACTGCTGGAGGGGGACACGGTGACACTGCGCTGCCGGGGCCGGTGGAACAGCACAGTCACCAAGGTGCGATTTTACCAGGATGAGAATAATCTGACGGGGTCCATCAATGCGaccgagctgtccctgtcccctctgcagctgaaCCCACAGTGGCTGCTACAGTTGCAGGGACTTGGTGGAATCCTTTATTTCACgttcagcagcagtgacagtgacaatgCATG CATCCCCAGCCACATGTGGCCCCAAGCCCCCATCCTGCACATGTTCTACCGGGACGGGCAGGTGGTGGGGGGCCCACAGAGGTTCCCGCAGCTGCTGGTGTCCGCCATGAGGGTCTCCCACTCGGGAAATTAG